Proteins encoded together in one Bradyrhizobium sp. CB82 window:
- a CDS encoding phosphoenolpyruvate hydrolase family protein has protein sequence MARFERAALLKRFREMAKRGEPIVGGGAGTGLSAKCEEAGGVDLIVIYNSGRYRMAGRGSLAGLMAYGDANAIVLEMAGEVLPVVSKTPVLAGVNGTDPFRDMDVFLDQLKALGFAGVQNFPTVGLIDGTFRANLEETGMSYALEIDMIAKAREKDMLTTPYVFSEKEAAAMAIAGADIIVCHLGLTTGGTIGAQTAQKLGDCPAHIDTWASAALSVNPDILVLAHGGPIADPADADFIMKNTRYCHGFYGASSMERLPVERALTDQVRKFKAIGAR, from the coding sequence ATGGCCAGGTTTGAACGGGCTGCACTGCTGAAGCGATTTCGCGAGATGGCAAAGCGCGGCGAGCCGATCGTCGGCGGCGGGGCCGGCACGGGTCTCTCCGCCAAGTGCGAAGAGGCCGGCGGGGTCGATCTCATCGTCATCTACAATTCCGGCCGCTATCGCATGGCCGGTCGCGGATCGCTCGCGGGCCTGATGGCTTACGGCGATGCCAACGCCATCGTGCTCGAGATGGCCGGCGAAGTGCTGCCCGTCGTCAGCAAGACGCCGGTGCTCGCCGGCGTCAACGGCACCGATCCGTTCCGCGACATGGACGTGTTCCTCGACCAGCTCAAGGCACTCGGCTTTGCCGGCGTGCAGAACTTTCCGACCGTGGGGCTGATCGATGGGACCTTCCGCGCCAATCTGGAGGAGACCGGCATGTCCTACGCACTGGAGATCGACATGATCGCCAAGGCGCGCGAGAAGGACATGCTGACGACGCCTTACGTCTTCAGCGAAAAGGAGGCGGCCGCGATGGCGATCGCGGGCGCCGACATCATCGTCTGCCACCTGGGGCTCACGACTGGCGGTACGATCGGCGCGCAGACCGCGCAGAAGCTCGGCGATTGCCCGGCGCACATCGACACCTGGGCCTCCGCCGCGCTCAGCGTCAACCCGGATATTCTGGTGCTCGCCCATGGCGGTCCGATCGCGGATCCCGCGGACGCCGATTTCATCATGAAGAACACCCGCTACTGCCACGGCTTTTACGGAGCCTCCTCGATGGAGCGCCTGCCCGTGGAACGGGCACTGACGGACCAGGTACGCAAATTCAAGGCGATCGGCGCGCGCTAA
- a CDS encoding AraC family transcriptional regulator has protein sequence MSRALAIFHGRFGRATVYQLNRPFNIHAHREGHLIFHVGGMPACIDVCDHRFQLDETSVVAVNPWEPHNFLPSDLEAGAIFFVLYVNADWFAPDAPGADRLRFGRTQFKRTPALDKHIRRTAALVCGAPSLSSLDSELRRLIDICYDESWQQAEIARDARAAGAVTDFRVRKCIKLMSESPGAEMELDTIARESGLSRPHFYRLFRTQTGVTPHLYLNTLIMEQALEALVASEAPIADIGFDLGFSSQSGFTRFFAANVGMAPTDYRRAAKVLRA, from the coding sequence ATGAGCCGGGCGCTCGCCATCTTCCATGGCCGGTTCGGTCGCGCAACGGTTTATCAATTGAACCGCCCTTTCAACATCCATGCGCATCGCGAGGGTCATCTGATCTTCCACGTCGGCGGCATGCCGGCATGCATCGATGTCTGTGACCACCGCTTCCAGCTCGACGAAACCTCCGTCGTCGCCGTCAACCCCTGGGAACCGCACAATTTCCTGCCCTCCGATCTCGAGGCCGGCGCGATCTTCTTCGTGCTCTACGTCAACGCCGATTGGTTCGCGCCCGATGCGCCAGGCGCCGACCGGCTGCGTTTCGGCCGCACCCAATTCAAGCGCACGCCAGCGCTCGACAAGCACATCCGCAGGACGGCAGCGCTGGTGTGCGGCGCCCCCTCGCTCTCGAGCCTCGACTCGGAGCTGCGGCGGCTGATCGACATCTGCTACGACGAAAGCTGGCAGCAGGCCGAGATTGCGCGCGACGCCCGCGCAGCCGGCGCCGTCACCGACTTCCGTGTTCGCAAATGCATCAAGCTGATGTCGGAAAGCCCGGGCGCCGAGATGGAGCTCGACACCATCGCACGTGAATCCGGCCTGTCGCGACCGCATTTCTACCGCCTGTTCCGCACCCAGACCGGAGTCACCCCGCATCTCTATCTCAACACGCTGATCATGGAGCAGGCGCTGGAGGCGCTGGTGGCGAGCGAAGCGCCGATCGCCGATATCGGCTTCGATCTCGGCTTCTCCTCGCAGAGCGGTTTCACCCGCTTCTTCGCTGCCAATGTCGGCATGGCCCCGACGGATTATCGTCGCGCCGCCAAGGTCTTGCGCGCGTAA
- a CDS encoding branched-chain amino acid ABC transporter permease encodes MTRFVERHPAWALVVIIAIALALWLIFAVWPPGLEEAIGRKRVFLNAVFNGVTLGGLYFLVASGFTLIFGLMRNVNLAHGSLYLFGGYVGYAISASTGSWILSFIVAFILTALVGILLQVVVFRRMEGQDLRQTMVTIGLSIVFADLMLWAAGGDFYQIQTPSWLIGPVELPLITALKSSGEPVYLRYPLVRLVIFAASVVIGIAMWLALNRTRIGMIIRAGVDDRDILAATGVRIQIVFVLVFALGAGLAGIAGVVGGTFQSLSPGEDIRFLLASLVVVIVGGMGSIPGAALGALIIGLAEQLGSVYIPTYAIVVTFLIMVLVLALRPQGLLARR; translated from the coding sequence ATGACCCGCTTTGTCGAACGCCATCCTGCCTGGGCGCTTGTCGTCATCATCGCGATTGCGCTCGCGCTCTGGCTGATCTTCGCGGTCTGGCCGCCTGGGCTGGAAGAGGCGATCGGTCGCAAGCGGGTGTTCCTCAACGCCGTCTTCAACGGCGTCACGCTCGGCGGGCTCTACTTCCTGGTCGCGAGCGGCTTCACGCTGATCTTCGGCCTGATGCGCAACGTCAACCTTGCGCACGGTTCGCTCTATTTGTTCGGCGGCTATGTCGGCTACGCCATCAGCGCCTCAACCGGTTCGTGGATCCTGAGCTTCATCGTCGCCTTCATTCTGACGGCGCTGGTCGGCATCCTGCTCCAGGTCGTCGTCTTCCGCCGCATGGAAGGCCAGGATCTGCGGCAGACCATGGTGACGATCGGGCTCTCGATCGTGTTCGCCGACCTCATGCTGTGGGCAGCCGGCGGCGACTTCTACCAGATCCAGACCCCGAGCTGGCTCATCGGCCCCGTCGAGCTGCCGCTGATCACGGCGCTCAAATCCTCGGGCGAGCCGGTCTATCTCCGCTATCCGCTGGTGCGGCTCGTGATCTTCGCTGCCTCCGTGGTGATCGGGATCGCGATGTGGCTCGCGCTCAACCGCACACGGATCGGCATGATCATCCGCGCCGGCGTCGATGACCGCGACATCCTCGCCGCAACCGGCGTGCGGATCCAGATCGTGTTCGTGCTCGTCTTTGCGCTCGGCGCCGGACTTGCCGGCATCGCCGGGGTCGTCGGCGGCACGTTTCAATCGCTCTCGCCGGGCGAGGATATCCGCTTCCTGCTCGCCTCGCTCGTGGTCGTGATCGTCGGCGGCATGGGCTCAATCCCCGGCGCCGCCCTCGGCGCGCTGATCATCGGCCTCGCCGAGCAGCTCGGTTCGGTCTACATCCCGACCTATGCGATCGTCGTGACCTTCCTGATCATGGTGCTGGTCCTGGCGCTCCGGCCGCAAGGCCTGCTCGCGAGGCGCTGA
- a CDS encoding SRPBCC family protein has translation MPHIVKSTILNAPTDAAWAVLRDFNGHDRWHPAVATSTIERAHPSDKIGCIRRFKLQDGSELREQLLALSDLEQTFSYCLLDTPIPMFNYVAHVRLLPVTDGDRTFWHWESRFTTKPEDAARITHMVAEDIYQAGFEAIRRHLKEAA, from the coding sequence ATGCCGCACATCGTCAAAAGCACGATCCTGAACGCGCCGACCGACGCAGCCTGGGCTGTGCTGCGCGATTTCAACGGCCACGATCGCTGGCATCCGGCGGTCGCGACCTCGACGATCGAGCGCGCACACCCCTCCGACAAGATCGGCTGCATCAGGCGGTTCAAGCTGCAAGACGGATCGGAGCTGCGCGAGCAATTGCTGGCGCTCTCCGATCTCGAACAGACTTTCAGCTACTGCCTGCTCGATACTCCCATTCCCATGTTCAACTACGTCGCCCATGTCCGCCTGCTGCCGGTCACCGACGGCGACCGCACGTTCTGGCATTGGGAGTCGCGTTTCACGACGAAGCCGGAGGACGCGGCCCGCATCACCCACATGGTCGCCGAAGACATTTACCAGGCCGGCTTCGAGGCCATCCGCCGGCATCTGAAGGAGGCCGCGTAA
- a CDS encoding flotillin family protein — protein MSGILVGELILWLIVAIIVIVVGVYIVNWLYHRSSKEVSFVRTGFLGERVVINGGAFVLPFIHDYTPVNMNVLPMGIVRSRQDAVITRDRMRVDIEADFYVRVQPTREAVSIAAATLGRRTMEPEQLHTLLAGKFISAIRSVASEMTMEEMHERRGDYVARVKTNAAEALAQNGLELESVAITDLDQTDLEFFNPSNRFDAEGLTRLMEDIEARRKLRNDIEQDSMIKIRSRNLEAERQALEIERESETARLEQERDIEMRRALQRTEVARERALRETEAEQAQIAAREAIEKARIANDQAIAEARIASERETRQKEIERTRTIEEKELLAREEVEKTRIANQRSIDTTRIASEREVRQREIERMRTIEEAEIAAREAIEKARIQQDRVVTDARIANEEETRRREIERTRAVDEAEIAAREATEKARIAQTMTVNVERISSDERTRALEIQQVRTIQEAEIEAQRAIEAARIARERTLAAERIAAEQNTRQLEIDRNQTLDIAGVTAREATEAARIAQEERVRSLEIARNRAVEEADIASREAIEAARIAQEKTVAAERIQAERETRALEIERTGILEAAELKRRDAIERQRIGVDLALEAERINSSKKREVLNIEQKKAIEIADEDRVIALSTKKSERIDADRQVRQAEIVARKEVETTDVSREQALEAARIERRRAIEQLEVARVQSLQEAEISSREEVERARIASDRGLDEARIGRERELRKLEVNREKEVETVLMDKAIAIHQKSLEESAARAAAEEARVRATEAAERVVTARESEIAKRRKTVEVLLAEKQAEETRIAAEAERVRAAVEAEAQRMLNEAENVLTDQARYSLFRRKLLDRIEGIVRESVKPMEKIEGIRILQVDGLNGNGHGGGNGGRSATDEVIDSALRYRVQAPLIDSILSDIGVEGGSLAKMPGLIREARDMQGIRDSSRKGASGGGGDKPAASPAPSEGEPPAERGPRKKS, from the coding sequence ATGTCGGGGATTTTGGTCGGTGAATTGATCCTCTGGCTGATCGTCGCGATCATCGTGATCGTGGTTGGCGTCTACATCGTGAACTGGCTGTATCATCGCTCATCCAAGGAGGTCTCGTTCGTCCGGACCGGCTTCCTCGGCGAGCGCGTAGTGATCAATGGCGGCGCTTTCGTGCTGCCTTTCATCCACGACTATACGCCGGTCAACATGAACGTGCTGCCGATGGGGATCGTACGTTCAAGGCAGGACGCCGTGATCACTCGCGACCGCATGCGCGTCGACATCGAGGCCGACTTCTACGTCCGCGTGCAGCCGACCCGCGAAGCCGTCTCGATCGCGGCCGCCACGCTCGGCCGCCGCACCATGGAGCCGGAGCAGCTCCACACGCTGCTGGCCGGCAAGTTCATCTCCGCGATCCGCTCGGTTGCTTCCGAGATGACCATGGAGGAGATGCACGAGAGGCGCGGCGACTACGTCGCGCGCGTCAAGACCAATGCCGCCGAAGCCCTCGCTCAGAACGGCCTCGAACTCGAGTCGGTCGCGATCACCGATCTCGACCAGACTGACCTCGAATTCTTCAACCCCTCGAACCGCTTCGACGCCGAAGGTCTGACCCGGCTGATGGAGGACATCGAGGCCAGACGCAAGCTGCGCAACGACATCGAGCAGGACTCGATGATCAAGATCCGCTCGCGCAATCTCGAGGCCGAGCGGCAGGCACTCGAGATCGAGCGCGAAAGCGAGACCGCGCGCCTCGAGCAGGAACGCGACATCGAGATGCGCCGCGCGCTTCAGCGCACCGAGGTCGCCCGCGAGCGCGCGCTGCGCGAGACCGAGGCCGAGCAGGCTCAGATCGCGGCGCGTGAGGCCATCGAGAAGGCCCGCATCGCCAACGATCAGGCGATTGCGGAGGCCCGCATCGCCTCCGAGCGCGAGACACGCCAGAAGGAGATCGAGCGGACCCGGACCATCGAAGAGAAGGAGTTGCTCGCCCGCGAGGAGGTCGAGAAGACCCGGATCGCCAACCAGCGCTCGATCGACACCACGCGCATCGCCTCCGAACGCGAGGTGCGCCAGCGCGAGATCGAACGGATGCGCACTATCGAGGAGGCCGAGATCGCCGCGCGCGAGGCGATCGAAAAGGCCCGCATCCAGCAGGATCGCGTCGTGACCGACGCCCGCATCGCCAACGAGGAAGAGACAAGGCGCCGTGAGATCGAGCGCACGCGCGCCGTGGACGAGGCCGAGATCGCGGCACGTGAGGCCACGGAAAAGGCCCGCATCGCCCAGACCATGACGGTCAATGTGGAGCGCATCTCCTCCGACGAACGAACCCGCGCGCTGGAGATCCAGCAGGTGCGCACCATCCAGGAGGCCGAGATCGAGGCGCAGCGCGCGATCGAGGCCGCCCGCATCGCCCGCGAACGGACGCTTGCCGCCGAGCGCATTGCGGCCGAGCAAAACACGCGACAATTGGAGATCGATCGCAACCAGACCTTGGATATCGCCGGCGTCACCGCGCGCGAGGCGACGGAAGCTGCCCGTATCGCCCAGGAGGAGCGCGTCCGGTCGCTCGAGATCGCCCGCAACCGCGCTGTCGAGGAAGCCGACATCGCCTCCCGCGAGGCGATCGAGGCCGCACGCATCGCGCAAGAGAAGACCGTTGCTGCCGAGCGTATTCAGGCCGAGCGCGAGACCCGCGCGCTCGAAATCGAGCGGACCGGCATATTGGAGGCGGCCGAACTGAAGCGGCGCGACGCCATCGAGCGCCAGCGCATCGGCGTCGACCTTGCGCTCGAAGCCGAGCGCATCAACTCATCCAAGAAGCGCGAGGTGCTCAACATCGAGCAGAAGAAAGCAATCGAGATCGCCGACGAAGACCGCGTCATCGCGCTCTCAACCAAAAAGTCGGAGCGCATCGATGCCGACCGCCAGGTGAGGCAGGCCGAGATCGTCGCGCGCAAGGAGGTCGAAACCACGGATGTTTCGCGCGAGCAGGCGCTAGAGGCGGCCCGTATCGAGCGGCGTCGCGCGATCGAGCAGCTCGAAGTCGCCCGCGTGCAATCCTTGCAGGAAGCCGAGATTTCCTCCCGCGAGGAAGTCGAGCGCGCCCGCATTGCCTCCGACCGTGGCCTGGACGAGGCCCGCATCGGCCGCGAGCGCGAGCTGCGCAAGCTGGAAGTCAACCGTGAGAAGGAGGTCGAAACCGTCCTGATGGACAAGGCGATCGCCATCCATCAGAAGTCGCTGGAAGAGTCGGCTGCGCGGGCCGCCGCCGAGGAGGCCCGCGTGCGGGCGACCGAAGCCGCCGAACGCGTCGTTACGGCGCGGGAGAGCGAGATCGCCAAGCGGCGCAAGACGGTCGAGGTCCTGCTCGCCGAGAAGCAGGCCGAGGAGACGCGCATTGCCGCCGAGGCCGAACGTGTCCGTGCGGCCGTCGAGGCTGAGGCGCAGCGGATGCTCAACGAAGCCGAGAACGTACTGACCGATCAGGCGCGCTACTCGCTGTTCCGTCGCAAGCTGCTCGATCGGATCGAGGGCATCGTGCGCGAGAGCGTCAAGCCGATGGAGAAAATCGAGGGCATTCGTATCCTTCAGGTCGACGGCCTCAACGGCAACGGCCATGGCGGCGGCAATGGCGGCCGCAGCGCCACCGACGAGGTGATCGACTCGGCGCTGCGCTACCGCGTCCAGGCGCCGCTGATCGACTCGATCCTGTCGGACATCGGCGTCGAAGGCGGCAGCCTCGCAAAAATGCCGGGCCTGATCCGCGAAGCCCGCGACATGCAGGGCATCCGCGACTCCTCGCGCAAGGGCGCGAGTGGTGGAGGCGGCGACAAACCGGCCGCCTCGCCTGCGCCCTCTGAAGGCGAGCCGCCGGCCGAGCGCGGCCCGCGGAAGAAGAGCTGA
- a CDS encoding SRPBCC family protein gives MARVYVSTVVNARNDRVWARVRDFNGMPNWHPAIAESRIEGGEPSDKIGCVRDFRLRNGDRIREKLLGLSDFDMFCTYAILESPMGVENYVATLRLTPVTDGDQTFMEWTAEFDCAPERETELVNNIGGGVFQGGFDALKRVFGG, from the coding sequence ATGGCCCGCGTCTATGTCTCCACCGTCGTCAATGCGCGCAACGACCGCGTCTGGGCGCGGGTGCGCGACTTCAATGGCATGCCGAACTGGCATCCGGCAATCGCCGAGAGCCGCATCGAGGGCGGCGAGCCCTCGGACAAGATCGGCTGCGTCAGGGATTTCCGCCTGCGCAACGGCGACCGCATCCGCGAGAAGCTGCTCGGCCTCTCCGACTTCGACATGTTCTGTACCTACGCGATCCTGGAATCCCCCATGGGCGTCGAGAACTATGTCGCGACGCTGCGCCTTACGCCAGTCACCGACGGCGACCAGACCTTTATGGAATGGACTGCCGAATTCGACTGCGCGCCCGAGCGGGAGACCGAGCTCGTCAACAATATCGGCGGCGGCGTGTTCCAGGGCGGGTTCGATGCGCTCAAGCGCGTGTTCGGGGGCTAG
- a CDS encoding ABC transporter permease has protein sequence MNEVRRTAAALEVKGLDVYYGHSHALQGVELSLDAGVFSVVGRNGMGKTTLCKAIMGLVRVSGGSIRIRGEDITRRPPAHIARLGVGYVPQGRRLWRSLSVDEHLRLAGGIRSGAWTVERVYDTFPRLAERKGHGGGQLSGGEQQMLAISRALLTNPQLLIMDEPTEGLAPVIVAQVEEMLLRLGEDGDMSVLVIEQNIGVATAVSRNVAIMVNGRINRIIDSVRLAADRDLQQRLLGVGLHAGLEPDVDVPAAGAETRPAQQPARPSGPIRIYISNPTPPTRWSQPVPIARIEAAARTLSTQVARLDETARRRREPVTTQTAGPPVVLVVGTLDTKGTELRFIRDVIAESGLRTRLVDVSTSGRPTSCDVSAQEIALNHGRGGSAVFGSDRGAAVTAMADAFANWLRRQGNVAGVISAGGSGAASLVAPGMRALPVGVPKLIISSVASGDVGPYVGPADITMMYSVTDVQGLNSISRAVLANGANALAGMVKARLDQREAKERAVDASLPAIGITMFGVTTPAVQKITTDLRDDFECLVFHATGVGGRSMEKLVDSGQLAGVIDLTTTEVCDLLMGGVFPATEDRFGAIIRSRVPYVGSVGALDMVNFGAPDTIPERYRGRKFHVHNPQVTLMRTTVDENERMGRWIGERLNQMDGPVRFFISEGGVSALDRQGQPFWDPEADATLFRALERTVRQTSNRQLIRVKNNINDSEFASTIVSAFKTLFGRTGARRRMAR, from the coding sequence ATGAATGAGGTCCGCCGCACCGCCGCCGCACTCGAGGTGAAAGGCCTCGACGTCTATTACGGCCATTCGCACGCGCTGCAAGGCGTCGAACTCTCGCTCGACGCGGGCGTGTTCTCCGTCGTCGGCCGCAACGGCATGGGCAAGACAACGCTGTGCAAGGCCATCATGGGGCTCGTGCGGGTGAGCGGCGGCTCGATCCGCATTCGGGGCGAAGACATCACGAGGCGGCCGCCGGCACATATCGCGCGTCTCGGCGTCGGCTATGTGCCGCAGGGACGCCGCCTTTGGCGCTCGCTCAGCGTCGACGAGCATCTGCGGCTTGCCGGCGGTATCCGCAGCGGCGCCTGGACCGTCGAGCGCGTCTACGACACTTTTCCGCGTCTCGCAGAGCGCAAGGGCCATGGTGGCGGCCAGCTCTCCGGCGGCGAGCAGCAGATGCTCGCCATCTCGCGCGCGCTTCTCACCAATCCCCAGCTCTTGATCATGGACGAGCCGACCGAGGGCCTTGCGCCCGTTATCGTCGCCCAGGTCGAGGAGATGCTGCTTCGCCTTGGCGAGGACGGCGACATGTCGGTGCTCGTCATCGAGCAGAACATCGGCGTTGCCACCGCGGTCTCGCGCAACGTCGCGATCATGGTCAACGGTCGCATCAACCGCATCATCGATTCCGTTCGCCTCGCCGCCGACCGCGACTTGCAGCAGCGCCTGCTCGGCGTCGGGCTGCACGCCGGGCTCGAGCCTGATGTCGATGTACCCGCGGCCGGCGCTGAGACAAGACCAGCGCAGCAGCCTGCGCGCCCGAGCGGCCCGATCCGCATCTACATCTCCAACCCGACCCCGCCGACGCGCTGGTCGCAGCCGGTTCCGATCGCGCGCATCGAGGCCGCAGCTCGCACGCTCTCGACGCAAGTGGCGCGTCTCGACGAGACCGCGCGGCGCAGGCGCGAGCCGGTCACGACTCAGACCGCCGGACCGCCCGTCGTGCTCGTCGTCGGCACGCTCGACACCAAGGGCACGGAGCTGCGCTTCATTCGCGACGTCATCGCAGAAAGCGGTTTGCGCACGCGGCTCGTTGATGTCTCGACCAGCGGCAGGCCCACGAGCTGCGACGTCTCTGCCCAGGAAATCGCGCTGAACCATGGCCGTGGCGGATCAGCCGTGTTCGGCTCCGACCGCGGCGCTGCCGTGACCGCGATGGCCGATGCCTTCGCCAACTGGCTCCGCCGCCAGGGTAACGTCGCAGGTGTCATCTCGGCCGGCGGCTCCGGCGCGGCCTCGCTCGTTGCACCCGGCATGCGCGCCCTTCCCGTCGGCGTGCCGAAGCTGATCATCTCCTCGGTCGCTTCCGGCGATGTCGGCCCCTATGTCGGGCCGGCCGACATCACCATGATGTATTCGGTCACTGACGTGCAGGGCCTCAACTCGATCTCCCGCGCGGTGCTCGCCAACGGTGCCAACGCGCTCGCCGGCATGGTCAAGGCACGTCTCGATCAGCGCGAGGCAAAAGAGCGCGCCGTGGACGCAAGCCTGCCCGCAATCGGCATCACCATGTTCGGCGTGACCACGCCCGCGGTGCAGAAGATCACAACCGATCTGCGCGATGATTTCGAATGCCTCGTCTTCCACGCCACCGGCGTCGGCGGGCGCTCGATGGAGAAGCTGGTCGACTCCGGCCAGCTTGCCGGCGTAATCGATCTCACGACCACGGAAGTCTGCGACCTCCTTATGGGCGGCGTATTTCCAGCGACCGAAGATCGCTTCGGTGCGATCATCCGCAGCCGAGTGCCCTATGTCGGCTCCGTGGGTGCGCTCGACATGGTCAATTTCGGGGCGCCCGACACCATCCCCGAGCGCTATCGCGGCCGTAAATTCCACGTCCACAACCCACAGGTCACCCTGATGCGAACCACGGTGGACGAGAACGAGCGTATGGGGCGATGGATCGGCGAGCGGCTCAATCAGATGGACGGGCCGGTGCGGTTCTTCATATCCGAGGGCGGCGTCTCCGCGCTCGATAGGCAGGGACAGCCGTTCTGGGATCCCGAAGCCGATGCCACGCTCTTCCGTGCGCTCGAACGCACGGTGCGGCAGACGAGCAATCGCCAGCTCATCCGCGTCAAGAACAACATCAACGATTCCGAGTTCGCCTCCACGATCGTCAGTGCGTTCAAAACCCTGTTCGGACGCACCGGGGCGCGCCGGAGAATGGCGAGGTGA
- a CDS encoding ABC transporter ATP-binding protein: MDSVAHRLSAVGAGAALELRGVTRLFGALAALTDVTITVRPGERRAVLGSNGAGKTTLFNCITGDFPPSSGTIRFFGEDITHFPPYERIRRGLRRTYQISALFPGLTVQDNVYLACRGVSRGRFSLLRAGPNDALMHAADNLVQAVHLTTVKDQRVAELAHGQQRQLEIALALAGAPRFVLFDEPAAGLSPAERLELIEILTSLPAHIGYIIIEHDMDVALRVVESVTMMHNGRIFKEGLPQEIQSDPEVQELYLGGGHE, encoded by the coding sequence ATGGATAGCGTCGCTCATCGTCTCTCGGCCGTCGGCGCCGGCGCAGCGCTCGAGCTGCGCGGCGTGACGCGGCTGTTCGGCGCGCTCGCTGCGCTGACCGACGTCACCATCACCGTGCGGCCTGGCGAGCGGCGCGCAGTGCTCGGCTCCAACGGCGCCGGCAAGACCACGCTCTTCAATTGCATCACCGGCGACTTCCCGCCCTCCTCCGGCACCATCCGCTTCTTCGGCGAGGACATCACGCATTTCCCGCCCTATGAGCGCATCCGCCGCGGCCTGAGGCGCACCTACCAGATCTCGGCGCTCTTCCCGGGCCTCACCGTGCAGGACAACGTCTATCTGGCCTGTCGCGGCGTCTCGCGCGGGCGCTTCTCGCTCCTGCGCGCTGGCCCGAATGATGCATTGATGCACGCCGCCGACAATCTCGTGCAAGCCGTCCATCTGACGACGGTGAAGGACCAGCGCGTTGCCGAGCTCGCGCATGGCCAGCAGCGTCAGCTCGAAATCGCGCTGGCGCTGGCCGGCGCCCCACGCTTCGTGCTGTTCGACGAGCCGGCCGCGGGCCTCTCGCCCGCCGAGCGGCTGGAGCTGATCGAGATCCTGACTTCCCTACCCGCCCATATCGGCTACATCATCATCGAGCACGACATGGATGTCGCGCTGCGCGTCGTCGAGAGCGTCACGATGATGCACAACGGGCGCATCTTCAAGGAGGGCCTGCCGCAGGAGATCCAGTCCGACCCCGAGGTGCAGGAGCTCTATCTCGGAGGCGGCCATGAATGA
- a CDS encoding branched-chain amino acid ABC transporter permease → MSVTHDARVPVRTASGVQRPAIRGWPEIDNPATWIVAIILLIMPLIANGFFLIEIFATTLILGTIALSLMFLAGYGGMVSLMQLTIGGFAAYMVAVFGTSDNANISLGWPWWLAVPMALALATAFGTLGGALAVRTEGIYTIMITLAIGAAFYYFTNQNWAIFNGHTGINNVGTPRFWGVNWRADIPFYYVVLGVAALCYFAVEYISRAPFGLALQGVRDNPRRMAALGFNVNAHRVAAYAFASFVAALAGVLQVWNYRQISPGSVSVGACIDILIIAIVGGITRPIGPYIGALIFVLLRTFALDFLVKIGLDGNRFRLLIGLGFLAIVFWSSDGVIGLWQRWRQRTGAPRSSGRSGHG, encoded by the coding sequence ATGTCCGTCACCCACGACGCACGCGTTCCCGTCCGCACCGCTTCCGGCGTGCAGCGACCGGCGATACGTGGCTGGCCGGAGATCGACAATCCCGCCACCTGGATCGTCGCCATCATTCTCTTGATCATGCCGCTCATCGCCAACGGCTTCTTCCTGATCGAGATCTTTGCCACGACGCTGATCCTCGGCACCATCGCGCTGAGCCTGATGTTCCTCGCCGGTTATGGCGGCATGGTCAGCCTGATGCAGCTCACCATCGGGGGCTTCGCCGCCTACATGGTCGCGGTGTTCGGCACCAGCGACAACGCCAATATCAGCCTGGGCTGGCCGTGGTGGCTTGCAGTCCCGATGGCGCTCGCACTCGCCACCGCCTTCGGCACGCTCGGTGGCGCACTCGCGGTGCGGACCGAGGGCATCTACACCATCATGATCACGCTCGCGATCGGCGCCGCCTTCTACTACTTCACCAACCAGAACTGGGCGATCTTCAACGGCCACACCGGCATCAACAACGTCGGCACGCCGCGTTTCTGGGGCGTCAACTGGCGCGCCGACATTCCCTTCTACTACGTCGTGCTCGGCGTCGCCGCGCTGTGCTATTTCGCGGTCGAATACATCTCGCGGGCGCCATTCGGCCTTGCCTTGCAAGGCGTGCGCGACAATCCGCGCCGCATGGCGGCGCTCGGCTTCAACGTCAACGCCCATCGCGTCGCGGCCTACGCGTTTGCGTCTTTCGTCGCGGCGCTGGCCGGCGTGCTGCAGGTCTGGAACTACCGGCAGATATCGCCCGGCTCGGTCAGCGTCGGCGCCTGCATCGACATTCTCATCATTGCGATCGTCGGCGGCATCACGCGGCCGATCGGCCCTTACATCGGCGCACTGATCTTCGTGCTGCTGCGCACCTTTGCGCTCGACTTTCTGGTCAAGATCGGGCTCGACGGCAATCGTTTCCGGCTGCTGATCGGGCTCGGCTTCCTCGCCATCGTATTCTGGTCGTCGGATGGCGTCATCGGACTCTGGCAGCGCTGGCGCCAGCGCACCGGCGCACCACGTTCAAGCGGACGCAGCGGTCATGGATAG